One window of Chryseobacterium indologenes genomic DNA carries:
- a CDS encoding methionine aminotransferase yields the protein MIQLPLSKLSNVGTTIFSQMTQLANENEAINLSQGFPDFMPDLELLNHVDHFIKKGFNQYAPLGGMVGLKEEIARKIENSHQATYHPDSEITITAGGTQAIFTAIASFIKKEDEVIIFEPAYDCYEPTVELFGGIVKRFEMKAPDYNIDWTAVKNLVSDKTRMIILNNPNNPSGKILTENDIQELIQLVKGTSILILSDEVYENIVFDGKQHLSICKYPELKERSLLVASFGKLFHVTGWKVGYCAAPKILTDEFRKVHQFNVFCVNTPIQLALAEYMKNDEHYTQLNQFFQEKRDFLRKGLEGTSFELLNCEGTYFQAVKYDKISDKNDFDFASELTINHKVASVPFSSFYKNKLNENVIRLCFAKKQETLEKAIENLSRVSS from the coding sequence ATGATACAACTTCCTTTATCAAAACTTTCCAATGTAGGAACTACTATTTTCAGTCAGATGACTCAACTTGCCAACGAAAATGAAGCGATCAATCTTTCTCAGGGATTTCCGGATTTCATGCCTGACCTGGAGCTATTGAATCATGTAGATCATTTTATTAAAAAAGGCTTTAACCAATATGCTCCATTAGGTGGAATGGTTGGTCTGAAGGAAGAAATTGCCAGAAAAATTGAGAACAGCCATCAGGCAACCTATCATCCCGATTCGGAAATAACAATTACTGCAGGGGGAACTCAGGCGATTTTCACTGCCATTGCTTCTTTTATCAAAAAGGAGGATGAAGTGATTATTTTTGAACCGGCCTATGACTGTTATGAACCTACTGTAGAACTTTTCGGAGGGATTGTAAAACGTTTTGAAATGAAAGCTCCTGATTATAACATCGACTGGACTGCTGTAAAAAATCTTGTCAGTGACAAAACCAGAATGATTATCCTGAATAATCCCAACAACCCATCCGGAAAAATACTGACAGAAAATGATATACAGGAGCTTATTCAACTGGTAAAAGGGACTTCTATTCTTATTTTAAGTGATGAAGTGTATGAAAATATTGTTTTTGACGGAAAGCAGCATTTAAGCATTTGTAAATATCCGGAATTGAAAGAAAGGAGTCTTCTTGTTGCTTCTTTCGGGAAACTCTTTCACGTTACCGGCTGGAAAGTAGGATATTGTGCAGCTCCCAAAATCTTAACGGATGAGTTCAGAAAAGTACACCAGTTCAATGTTTTCTGTGTCAACACTCCTATTCAGCTTGCATTGGCAGAGTACATGAAAAATGATGAACATTATACCCAACTGAATCAGTTTTTTCAGGAAAAAAGAGATTTTCTGAGAAAAGGTCTTGAAGGAACATCTTTTGAGCTGCTGAATTGTGAGGGAACTTATTTTCAGGCAGTAAAGTATGATAAGATTTCGGATAAAAATGATTTCGATTTCGCATCTGAACTGACAATCAATCACAAGGTGGCGAGTGTTCCTTTTTCTTCGTTCTATAAAAATAAACTGAATGAGAATGTCATCAGGTTATGTTTTGCAAAAAAACAGGAAACATTGGAGAAAGCTATTGAGAATTTATCAAGAGTATCATCATAA
- a CDS encoding bacteriocin, translating to MKKGIISQGKKLNKKELSTINGGFGNVRCTNSSGYCVYIGPGCSELKCQLPEPLEAVE from the coding sequence ATGAAAAAAGGAATCATCTCACAAGGTAAAAAATTAAACAAAAAAGAATTAAGTACAATCAATGGAGGATTCGGTAATGTAAGATGCACCAATTCTTCAGGGTATTGCGTATACATCGGCCCTGGATGCAGTGAGCTCAAATGCCAGCTGCCGGAACCTCTTGAAGCTGTTGAGTAA
- a CDS encoding SDR family NAD(P)-dependent oxidoreductase: MNTKTNIALVTGGSRGLGKNSALKIAQKGLDVIITYRSNKEEAEAVVNEIKAMGRNAAAFQLDTKDIKSFDAFVKDVTEHLQENTGSAHIDYLINNAGTALYSPITEVTEEQLDDVVDIHFKGVFFLTQKFLPFMNDGGGIINISSGLARFATPGSSVYGSIKAGVEMLTKYMAKELGSRKIKANVVAPGAIETDFGGGRVRDNEEINAAVAGATALGRVGLPDDIGGVVAFLCTEDAGWINGQRIEVSGGMFL; encoded by the coding sequence ATGAACACAAAAACAAATATCGCACTGGTAACCGGAGGAAGCCGTGGATTGGGAAAGAACTCAGCACTAAAGATTGCTCAAAAAGGATTAGACGTTATTATTACTTACAGAAGCAACAAGGAAGAGGCTGAAGCTGTTGTGAATGAAATAAAAGCAATGGGACGAAATGCCGCTGCTTTCCAGCTGGATACAAAAGACATTAAAAGTTTTGACGCTTTTGTAAAAGACGTTACAGAACACTTGCAGGAAAATACAGGAAGTGCTCATATTGATTACCTGATCAATAATGCAGGAACAGCTTTATATTCACCGATTACGGAAGTTACAGAAGAGCAATTGGATGATGTGGTAGACATCCATTTCAAAGGAGTATTTTTCCTGACTCAAAAATTTTTGCCATTCATGAATGATGGGGGAGGAATTATCAATATATCTTCAGGATTGGCAAGATTTGCAACACCGGGATCTTCTGTTTATGGATCTATAAAAGCTGGAGTAGAAATGCTTACAAAATATATGGCCAAAGAATTAGGATCAAGAAAAATCAAAGCTAATGTTGTGGCTCCGGGAGCTATTGAAACAGACTTTGGGGGAGGAAGAGTAAGAGATAATGAAGAGATCAATGCTGCAGTAGCGGGTGCTACAGCCTTAGGAAGAGTAGGACTTCCCGATGATATCGGTGGTGTGGTAGCATTCTTGTGTACAGAAGATGCAGGATGGATCAACGGACAAAGAATTGAAGTTTCAGGAGGAATGTTTTTATAA
- a CDS encoding helix-turn-helix domain-containing protein → MEKVAHTSLEDFYREMAAKLGKDLESIFPKGLHKDIGHFNVFDIAQTLERAKATSEMPYNRRKYYKISFIRGRNRAEYADKVISIKQNALLFATPKVPYHWVPEDPDQSGSFCVFTEDFFIKDKSYYNLEDLPIFQPGGVPVFEIDDELAEEIESLFKKIKKEIDSDYVFKYDLIRNYVLELIHYGQKLQPATKISASNDASMRVVSLFIELLERQFPIESWDQRLQLKTAKDYADRLAVHVNYLNKRLKESTGKTTTEFISDRITQEAKILLKQTRWNVSEISYALGFEEIAHFSNFFKRKTSFTPLEFRS, encoded by the coding sequence ATGGAAAAAGTAGCACATACCTCACTCGAAGATTTTTACAGAGAGATGGCCGCCAAATTAGGCAAAGATCTCGAAAGTATTTTTCCCAAAGGACTTCATAAAGATATCGGGCACTTTAATGTTTTCGATATTGCTCAGACGCTCGAAAGGGCAAAGGCTACTTCCGAAATGCCCTATAACAGAAGGAAATACTATAAAATAAGTTTTATAAGAGGACGAAACAGGGCAGAATATGCTGACAAAGTAATCTCAATAAAACAGAACGCTTTATTATTTGCTACCCCAAAAGTTCCCTATCATTGGGTCCCTGAAGATCCTGATCAGTCGGGGAGTTTCTGTGTATTTACAGAAGACTTTTTCATTAAAGATAAATCCTATTATAACCTTGAAGATCTTCCTATTTTTCAACCTGGCGGGGTACCTGTATTCGAAATTGACGATGAACTTGCAGAAGAGATAGAAAGCCTTTTTAAAAAAATAAAAAAAGAGATAGATTCAGATTATGTTTTTAAATATGATCTGATCAGAAACTATGTTCTGGAATTGATTCATTATGGGCAGAAACTACAGCCGGCTACCAAAATATCCGCATCAAATGATGCTTCTATGAGAGTGGTTTCTCTGTTTATAGAACTGTTGGAAAGACAGTTTCCCATTGAATCCTGGGACCAGAGACTGCAGTTGAAAACCGCGAAAGATTATGCTGACAGATTGGCGGTTCATGTCAATTATTTAAACAAAAGATTAAAAGAAAGCACTGGAAAAACGACTACGGAATTTATTTCTGACCGAATCACCCAGGAAGCAAAAATACTCTTAAAGCAGACCAGATGGAACGTTTCAGAAATATCCTATGCCTTAGGTTTCGAAGAAATTGCCCATTTTTCTAATTTCTTTAAAAGGAAAACTTCCTTTACCCCATTAGAATTTCGTTCCTGA
- the ychF gene encoding redox-regulated ATPase YchF has product MKCGIVGLPNVGKSTLFNCLSNAKAQSANYPFCTIEPNLGTVSVPDQRLFELEKIVKPERVLPAVVEIVDIAGLVKGASKGEGLGNQFLANIRECEAIIHVLRCFDNGNIVHVEGSVDPLRDKEIIDIELQLKDLETVGKAVEKAKKFIKSGKKEDILTYETLQNLQKFLEDGKNAREFAVDDFTKSIIGEVQLLTNKPVLYVCNVDENSIKNGNDWIGKIEEMAKNEGAEVVVLAAQIEADINELETFEEREIFLDELGLTEPGVNRLIRKAYDLLKLQTYFTAGVKEVRAWTIGQGWTAPQAAGVIHTDFEKGFIRAEVIKYNDYIHYGSEVKIKEAGKLSVEGKEYIVQDGDIMHFRFNV; this is encoded by the coding sequence ATGAAATGTGGAATCGTAGGCCTGCCGAATGTAGGTAAATCAACTCTTTTTAACTGTTTGAGTAATGCAAAAGCTCAATCAGCAAACTATCCTTTCTGTACTATTGAACCGAACCTTGGAACGGTTTCTGTACCGGATCAGAGATTGTTTGAACTGGAGAAAATCGTAAAACCTGAGAGAGTTTTACCAGCGGTAGTTGAGATTGTTGATATTGCAGGTCTTGTAAAAGGAGCCAGCAAAGGAGAAGGATTGGGGAACCAGTTCTTGGCTAATATCCGTGAATGTGAAGCAATTATTCACGTTTTAAGATGCTTTGATAATGGAAATATCGTTCACGTAGAAGGTTCAGTAGATCCTTTAAGAGATAAAGAAATTATTGATATCGAGCTGCAATTGAAAGACCTTGAAACAGTAGGGAAAGCAGTTGAAAAAGCTAAAAAATTCATCAAGTCAGGGAAGAAAGAAGATATTCTTACTTACGAAACCCTTCAGAACTTACAGAAATTCCTTGAGGATGGTAAAAATGCAAGAGAATTTGCTGTAGATGATTTTACAAAATCAATTATTGGGGAAGTTCAGTTGCTGACCAATAAGCCTGTACTTTACGTTTGCAACGTAGATGAAAACTCTATCAAAAACGGAAATGACTGGATTGGTAAGATTGAAGAGATGGCTAAGAATGAAGGTGCAGAAGTAGTTGTATTAGCCGCACAGATAGAAGCTGATATCAATGAGCTTGAAACTTTTGAAGAGAGAGAAATTTTCCTTGATGAGTTAGGACTTACAGAACCTGGAGTTAATCGTTTGATCAGAAAAGCTTATGACCTGTTGAAACTTCAGACATATTTTACAGCTGGAGTGAAAGAAGTAAGAGCGTGGACTATCGGGCAGGGATGGACGGCTCCACAGGCTGCAGGAGTAATCCACACTGACTTTGAGAAAGGATTTATCCGTGCAGAAGTAATCAAATATAATGATTATATCCATTATGGTTCTGAAGTAAAGATCAAAGAAGCCGGAAAACTGTCTGTAGAAGGTAAAGAATACATAGTACAGGATGGTGACATCATGCACTTCAGATTCAATGTATAA
- a CDS encoding AAA family ATPase, with amino-acid sequence MSDKFDLIFPNANAFYSYYNENEDELVKLYDLSLINIFTGANNSGKSRLIRTFLDSNTILYEYKSLLKEYLKEFNELITTKKFGGVNSHNNVLFNSYQNDRGEVVFKILSYSDLQIDMLSVVDFNLNIFKLLTENSHRLSLNYFGSNGFIQLQGEDKERISFLLMQIKKMLHQDFFEEKKKIFIPTLRTAHSIFQKKTDKSFSKISTDILKETIVKSYNLNDEKIEIFTGMDLYYQIVNVRNDIKDKREGFEKFEEFLSQNFFQSKRVEIVAKFNIYDKHNGKDDSEIINVFIEEESKDLHELGDGIQALFILMYKIYTCDNKSVIFIDEPEINLHPGMQRLFLEQITNNKFLKEKEITYFISTHSNHFLDLTIEKDDISIFLFNKVNKDKFIVKNVNHGDNSALQYLGVTNSSVFLANCSIWVEGISDRNYLKAFLKAYCKANSNKIYPKEDIEFAFIEYAGSNIDHYNFNEIELKEKINAFSINNKIFLISDYDGPYKNEKHAIYEEIKKENNNFKYQTTKDYREIENLLPFSVWDKVLINFCDKRKVKTEEDFERVQAEISISLKRKKMEAYKTAYIGKLLNNIKANVPELNKIWDKTEGTLMNKSEVSFKVLELTEQGLITWDDFRTNPKLVSIVQNLYDFIQKSNYR; translated from the coding sequence ATGAGTGATAAATTTGATTTAATTTTTCCTAATGCTAATGCTTTCTATTCATATTATAATGAAAATGAAGACGAGTTAGTAAAGCTATATGATCTTTCTTTAATTAATATATTTACTGGTGCTAATAACAGTGGTAAAAGTAGACTTATAAGAACTTTTCTAGATTCTAATACTATTCTTTATGAATATAAATCTTTATTAAAAGAATATCTTAAAGAATTTAATGAATTAATTACTACTAAAAAATTTGGTGGTGTTAATAGTCATAATAATGTACTTTTTAATTCATATCAAAATGACCGAGGTGAAGTAGTGTTTAAAATCTTAAGTTACTCTGATTTACAGATTGATATGTTAAGTGTGGTTGATTTTAACTTAAATATTTTTAAGCTTTTAACAGAAAACTCTCATAGACTTTCTCTTAATTATTTTGGAAGTAATGGCTTTATCCAATTGCAAGGAGAGGATAAAGAAAGAATTAGTTTTTTGTTAATGCAAATAAAAAAAATGCTACATCAGGATTTTTTTGAAGAAAAGAAAAAAATATTTATTCCAACACTTAGAACGGCTCATTCTATTTTTCAAAAGAAAACCGACAAAAGCTTTTCAAAAATCTCAACTGATATTTTAAAAGAAACAATTGTAAAAAGTTATAATTTAAATGATGAAAAGATCGAAATTTTTACTGGAATGGATTTGTATTATCAGATTGTGAATGTAAGAAATGATATAAAAGATAAAAGAGAGGGATTTGAAAAATTTGAAGAATTTTTATCTCAAAATTTCTTCCAGAGTAAACGTGTTGAAATTGTTGCGAAATTTAATATTTATGATAAACACAATGGGAAAGATGATTCTGAAATAATAAATGTTTTTATTGAAGAGGAAAGTAAAGATTTGCATGAATTGGGTGATGGCATTCAAGCCTTATTTATTTTAATGTACAAGATTTACACTTGTGATAATAAAAGTGTTATTTTTATTGATGAACCTGAGATTAACTTGCATCCTGGAATGCAAAGGCTATTTTTAGAACAGATTACAAATAATAAATTTCTAAAAGAAAAGGAGATAACGTATTTCATTTCTACACATTCAAACCATTTCTTAGATTTGACAATTGAAAAAGATGATATTTCTATTTTTCTATTTAATAAAGTAAACAAAGATAAATTTATTGTAAAGAATGTTAATCATGGAGATAATTCTGCCTTACAATACCTTGGAGTAACTAATTCTTCTGTATTTCTAGCCAATTGTTCTATATGGGTTGAGGGAATTTCTGACAGAAACTATTTAAAAGCATTTTTAAAAGCATATTGTAAAGCTAATTCAAATAAAATATACCCTAAGGAAGATATTGAGTTTGCATTCATTGAATATGCTGGCAGTAATATTGATCATTATAATTTTAATGAAATAGAATTAAAAGAAAAAATAAATGCTTTTTCAATTAATAATAAAATATTCTTAATCTCTGATTATGATGGGCCATATAAAAATGAAAAACATGCTATTTACGAAGAAATAAAAAAAGAAAATAATAATTTTAAATATCAGACAACTAAGGACTATAGAGAAATAGAGAACTTATTACCATTTAGCGTTTGGGATAAAGTTTTAATTAACTTTTGTGATAAGAGAAAAGTGAAAACAGAAGAAGATTTTGAAAGAGTGCAGGCAGAAATTTCAATATCTCTAAAAAGAAAAAAAATGGAAGCTTATAAAACAGCGTATATTGGAAAATTATTAAACAATATTAAAGCAAACGTGCCTGAATTGAATAAAATTTGGGATAAAACAGAAGGAACTTTAATGAATAAATCTGAAGTAAGCTTTAAAGTTTTAGAATTAACTGAACAAGGATTAATAACTTGGGATGATTTTAGGACAAATCCTAAACTAGTTTCTATAGTACAGAATCTATATGATTTTATTCAAAAATCTAATTATAGGTAA
- a CDS encoding ferritin: MNTNRLSTNMEKALSDQMNKEIHASHVFLSYGIWADDKGYQGIANFLYRHAQEERNHSIKFMEYILNRGGKPKVDAIPAPPADPDSLTACFDGVFKHEVENTTAIYRIVDLSMEEKDWATWNFMQWFVQEQIEEETLAQNLIDKLKIAGGDRATDESLFTLDKTLQEAPNDVPLAQNATGDNP; the protein is encoded by the coding sequence ATGAATACTAACAGACTTTCCACTAACATGGAAAAAGCACTTAGTGACCAGATGAATAAGGAGATTCATGCATCTCATGTTTTTTTATCTTATGGAATTTGGGCCGATGATAAAGGCTATCAGGGAATTGCCAACTTTCTTTACCGTCATGCTCAGGAAGAGCGAAATCATTCAATCAAATTCATGGAATACATTTTAAACAGAGGCGGAAAGCCAAAAGTAGATGCTATTCCAGCTCCTCCGGCAGATCCGGACAGCCTTACAGCCTGTTTTGATGGCGTTTTTAAACATGAAGTTGAAAATACAACTGCTATTTACAGAATTGTAGATCTTTCCATGGAAGAAAAAGACTGGGCAACATGGAATTTTATGCAGTGGTTTGTACAGGAACAGATTGAAGAAGAAACATTAGCTCAAAACTTAATTGATAAATTAAAAATCGCTGGTGGTGACAGAGCTACTGATGAGTCTTTATTTACTTTAGATAAAACTTTACAGGAAGCACCGAATGATGTTCCGCTGGCTCAGAATGCTACGGGGGATAATCCATAA
- a CDS encoding glycoside hydrolase family 10 protein: MRMNKLKLIVLLGVFASYTTSCSVQNNVVKTPSTKNPTKPTNNTTPPKVPVVTTKPATGTTVSTEENFRTNLPEIKREFRGAWIASVANINWPSRNDLTVEQQKAEAISMLDMLRDNNFNAAIFQIRPSADALYTSNIEPWSYFLTGETGKAPFPNYDPLQFWIEEAHKRGLELHVWLNPYRAHHTNGGAVNNLSMANKLSDIVLRLKNGMYWFDPANPKTQGHVSNVVKDIVKRYDIDAVHFDDYFYPYATYNRGADFPDNATWNAYVSSGGTLSRADWRRDNVNKFVERIYKEIHAEKNNVRFGISPFGIWKPGYPAGVVGSSQFDELYADAKLWLNKGWVDYFSPQLYWPIDSKGQSFEALLSWWQSENTMNRHLWPGLNTVEVKVSDRPTEIKNQIAISRNILKNDAGEIHWSIAGLTKNPNMLPALKNGPYSEKALVPKSPWIKAVPLQTPTLFIADNGSFVQTSWSTKNAADVFQWVLFTQYNGIWQTEILTLDTLSKDLPRFKDGKKLSAVAIKAIDRLGNESDYIARKIK; this comes from the coding sequence ATGAGAATGAATAAATTAAAACTTATCGTTTTATTGGGCGTTTTTGCATCTTACACTACCTCATGTTCCGTTCAGAACAATGTTGTAAAAACACCTTCAACGAAGAATCCGACAAAACCAACCAACAATACAACCCCGCCAAAAGTACCTGTTGTAACAACAAAACCTGCTACAGGAACTACAGTTTCAACTGAAGAAAATTTCAGGACGAATCTTCCGGAAATCAAAAGAGAGTTCCGTGGAGCATGGATCGCGAGTGTAGCCAATATCAACTGGCCTTCAAGAAATGATCTTACGGTAGAACAGCAGAAAGCAGAAGCAATCAGTATGCTTGATATGTTGAGAGATAACAATTTTAATGCTGCTATTTTTCAGATCAGACCTTCCGCAGATGCCCTCTATACAAGTAATATTGAACCCTGGTCTTACTTTCTGACCGGCGAAACAGGAAAGGCTCCTTTTCCGAACTATGATCCACTCCAGTTTTGGATAGAAGAAGCCCATAAAAGAGGCTTGGAACTGCATGTCTGGTTAAACCCTTACCGTGCACACCATACCAACGGCGGTGCCGTGAATAATCTATCAATGGCTAATAAACTGTCCGATATTGTTTTAAGATTAAAAAACGGAATGTACTGGTTTGATCCCGCCAATCCGAAAACACAAGGCCATGTATCCAATGTAGTAAAGGACATTGTGAAAAGATATGACATTGATGCCGTGCATTTTGATGATTATTTCTATCCTTACGCAACCTATAACAGAGGAGCCGATTTTCCAGATAATGCAACATGGAATGCTTATGTAAGCAGTGGTGGTACGCTATCCAGAGCAGACTGGAGAAGGGATAACGTTAACAAATTTGTAGAGCGTATTTATAAAGAGATCCATGCTGAAAAAAATAACGTAAGATTCGGAATCAGCCCATTCGGAATCTGGAAACCCGGATACCCTGCAGGAGTAGTAGGATCTTCACAATTTGACGAGCTATATGCAGATGCTAAATTATGGTTAAATAAAGGCTGGGTAGATTACTTTTCACCACAGCTTTACTGGCCAATTGATTCCAAAGGGCAAAGTTTTGAAGCGTTGTTAAGCTGGTGGCAATCTGAAAACACAATGAACCGTCACTTATGGCCGGGATTGAACACTGTTGAGGTTAAAGTATCAGACCGTCCAACAGAAATTAAAAACCAGATTGCAATCTCCAGAAATATCCTGAAAAATGATGCCGGAGAAATTCACTGGAGCATTGCCGGACTTACTAAAAATCCGAATATGCTGCCTGCTTTGAAAAACGGACCGTACAGTGAAAAAGCATTAGTACCAAAATCTCCATGGATAAAAGCTGTTCCATTGCAGACTCCTACATTGTTTATTGCAGACAACGGAAGTTTCGTACAGACCAGCTGGAGTACAAAAAATGCTGCTGATGTCTTCCAATGGGTTCTTTTTACTCAATATAATGGAATATGGCAAACCGAAATTTTAACACTGGATACCCTTTCAAAAGACCTTCCTAGATTTAAAGACGGTAAAAAGCTGAGCGCAGTTGCCATAAAAGCTATTGACAGATTAGGAAATGAAAGTGACTATATCGCCAGAAAAATTAAATAG
- the typA gene encoding translational GTPase TypA, with amino-acid sequence MQNIRNIAIIAHVDHGKTTLVDKIIHATNIFRENQESGELIMDNNDLERERGITILSKNISVTYKDTKINVIDTPGHADFGGEVERVLKMADGVILLVDAFEGPMPQTRFVLQKALELGLRPLVVINKVDKPNCRPDEVHDKVFDLFFNLEATEEQLDFPTFYGSSKQGWFNTSLEQTEDILPLLDGILQYVPEPKVTEGNLQMQITSLDFSSFLGRIAIGKVTRGEIKESQWIGLAQAEGKIVKGKVKELYVFEGLGKKKVTEVKAGDICAVVGFDAFQIGDSFVDLENPEPLERTAIDEPTLNMTFSINNSPFFGKDGKYVTSNHLKERLTKELEKNLALRVQQTDDANTFLVFGRGILHLSVLIETMRREGYEMTIGQPQVIFKEIDGEKCEPYESLVVDVPEEFASRVIDLATQRKGDLHIMETKGEMQHMEFEIPSRGLIGLRSQMLTATAGEAIMAHRFTEYKPFKGNIPGRNNGVLISKTTGPATEYSIAKLQDRGKFFVDPGEEIYTGMIIGEQNKPGDLVVNIVEAKQLNNMRASGKDKDTGVAPKILFSLEECMEYIQGDEAIEVTPNFIRMRKKILSEEERKRVERGAKA; translated from the coding sequence ATGCAAAACATTAGAAATATTGCGATTATCGCACACGTTGACCACGGAAAGACGACTTTGGTTGACAAGATCATTCACGCTACCAACATTTTCAGAGAAAATCAGGAGAGTGGGGAGTTAATTATGGATAACAACGATCTTGAAAGAGAAAGAGGGATCACTATCTTATCCAAGAATATTTCTGTTACTTATAAAGACACAAAAATTAACGTAATTGATACTCCTGGTCACGCCGATTTTGGTGGAGAAGTAGAAAGAGTATTGAAAATGGCTGATGGAGTTATTTTGTTGGTAGATGCGTTCGAAGGACCAATGCCACAAACAAGATTCGTACTACAGAAAGCATTGGAATTAGGATTGAGACCATTAGTGGTGATCAATAAAGTTGATAAGCCAAACTGCCGTCCTGACGAAGTTCATGATAAGGTATTTGACTTGTTCTTCAACCTTGAAGCTACAGAAGAGCAATTGGATTTCCCTACATTCTACGGATCTTCAAAACAAGGTTGGTTCAACACTTCATTAGAGCAGACTGAAGACATTTTACCACTATTAGATGGTATTTTACAATATGTTCCTGAACCGAAAGTAACAGAAGGAAATCTTCAAATGCAGATTACTTCTCTTGACTTCTCTTCTTTCTTAGGAAGAATTGCAATCGGAAAAGTGACAAGAGGTGAGATCAAAGAATCTCAGTGGATTGGCCTTGCTCAGGCAGAAGGTAAAATTGTAAAAGGAAAAGTAAAAGAACTTTACGTTTTCGAAGGATTAGGAAAGAAAAAAGTAACTGAAGTAAAAGCAGGGGATATCTGTGCTGTAGTAGGTTTTGATGCTTTCCAGATTGGTGATTCATTCGTTGATCTGGAAAACCCTGAACCATTGGAAAGAACTGCTATTGACGAGCCTACGCTGAACATGACGTTCTCTATCAACAATTCGCCTTTCTTCGGTAAAGATGGTAAATATGTTACTTCTAATCACCTGAAAGAAAGATTAACAAAAGAATTAGAAAAGAACTTGGCATTAAGAGTTCAGCAGACAGACGATGCTAACACATTCCTTGTTTTCGGTAGAGGTATTCTTCACTTATCAGTTTTGATCGAAACAATGAGAAGAGAAGGATATGAAATGACAATTGGTCAGCCACAGGTTATCTTCAAAGAAATTGATGGTGAAAAATGTGAGCCTTATGAATCTTTAGTTGTTGACGTTCCTGAAGAATTTGCTTCAAGAGTAATCGATTTGGCGACTCAGAGAAAAGGTGACCTTCACATCATGGAAACTAAAGGTGAAATGCAGCACATGGAGTTTGAAATTCCTTCAAGAGGTTTGATCGGACTACGTTCTCAGATGCTGACAGCTACTGCAGGGGAAGCTATTATGGCACACCGTTTTACAGAATATAAGCCTTTCAAAGGAAATATTCCTGGAAGAAACAATGGTGTTCTGATCAGCAAAACTACAGGTCCGGCTACAGAATATTCTATTGCTAAATTACAGGATAGAGGTAAGTTCTTCGTTGATCCGGGTGAGGAAATCTACACAGGAATGATCATCGGTGAGCAAAACAAGCCGGGAGATTTGGTAGTAAACATCGTAGAAGCAAAACAGTTGAACAACATGAGAGCTTCTGGAAAAGATAAAGATACTGGTGTTGCTCCGAAAATCTTATTCTCTCTTGAAGAATGTATGGAATATATCCAGGGAGATGAAGCTATTGAGGTAACTCCAAACTTCATCAGAATGAGAAAGAAAATCCTTTCAGAAGAAGAAAGAAAAAGAGTAGAAAGAGGAGCGAAAGCATAA
- a CDS encoding DUF1294 domain-containing protein, producing the protein MIPFLLIANLITFGVFGFDKWQARKQQWRISENTLLGISLIGVVGAASGMIIFNHKVSKKSFLVKFFIVVLIDLVLFYRLIRY; encoded by the coding sequence ATGATTCCTTTTCTATTGATCGCTAATCTGATTACATTTGGTGTCTTTGGTTTTGATAAATGGCAAGCCAGAAAACAGCAATGGAGAATTTCAGAAAATACGCTTTTAGGAATTTCTCTTATAGGCGTTGTAGGAGCTGCTTCCGGAATGATTATCTTCAATCATAAAGTTTCCAAAAAATCATTTCTTGTGAAATTTTTTATTGTGGTTTTAATTGATCTGGTACTTTTTTACCGATTGATAAGATATTGA